One window from the genome of Xenorhabdus bovienii SS-2004 encodes:
- the hutG gene encoding formimidoylglutamase — translation MKLWHPTSENIWQGRNDLAEADNALRVFQTIKQPANFSPEEFPHHIALLGFECDEGVKLNHGRPGAKLGPEYLRQSLANMASYDGHERLVDLGNIRADPEKLAEAQNVLSEAVYECQHQNMRTLIFGGGHETAFAHGMGIYRAFPTQRVGIINFDAHLDLRNSAQPTSGTPFRQLADYCQQHQRPFNYTCIGASLASNTQALLDEANHLDVTIIWDTQCIESMLDKVKEQIQNVINQVDIIYMTIDLDVLPIWQMPSVSAPAALGVPLERLLPLIQLICQSKKLQAVDLVELNPLYDIQGMGGKAAARLTWQLVHWWNG, via the coding sequence ATGAAATTATGGCACCCGACATCAGAAAACATTTGGCAAGGACGTAATGATCTCGCAGAAGCGGATAATGCCCTGCGTGTGTTCCAGACAATAAAACAACCCGCCAATTTTTCTCCGGAAGAATTTCCTCACCATATTGCGTTATTGGGATTTGAGTGTGATGAAGGCGTTAAACTTAACCATGGTCGGCCGGGAGCGAAATTAGGGCCGGAATATCTGCGTCAGTCATTGGCCAATATGGCCAGTTATGATGGTCATGAGCGGCTGGTGGATTTGGGAAATATTCGCGCTGATCCTGAAAAATTGGCTGAAGCACAGAACGTGCTGAGTGAAGCTGTCTATGAGTGTCAACACCAGAACATGCGAACACTCATTTTTGGCGGTGGGCATGAAACGGCATTTGCTCATGGAATGGGAATTTACCGCGCGTTTCCGACACAACGCGTAGGTATTATTAATTTTGATGCGCATCTGGATCTGCGTAATTCGGCGCAACCTACATCAGGAACTCCTTTCCGGCAGCTTGCCGATTATTGCCAGCAGCATCAGCGTCCGTTCAATTACACTTGTATTGGAGCCAGTTTGGCATCAAATACTCAGGCTTTGTTGGACGAAGCCAATCATCTTGATGTCACCATCATTTGGGATACTCAATGTATTGAGTCGATGCTGGATAAAGTAAAGGAACAAATTCAAAATGTGATTAATCAAGTTGATATAATTTATATGACCATCGATTTGGATGTACTGCCAATCTGGCAAATGCCGTCGGTTTCTGCTCCCGCTGCTCTGGGAGTGCCGTTAGAGCGTTTGTTGCCGTTAATTCAACTCATCTGCCAAAGCAAAAAGTTACAGGCTGTCGATTTGGTTGAGCTTAATCCTTTGTATGACATTCAAGGAATGGGAGGCAAAGCAGCGGCTCGCCTTACGTGGCAATTGGTGCATTGGTGGAATGGGTAG
- the smrB gene encoding endonuclease SmrB, translating into MKKKNLMSEEDISLFRTSVTGARRIVQDTVLHSPQRKKMSYIAPERLMQEQVDASYYFSDEFQPNLDMEGPTRYIREGANHYELKKLRRGDYSPELFLDLHGLTQLQAKQEIGALIAACRREHIYCACVMHGHGKHILKQQTPLWLAQHPDIIAFHQAPKEWGGNAALLILIEMNELMER; encoded by the coding sequence ATGAAGAAGAAAAACCTGATGAGTGAAGAAGATATCAGTCTATTTCGAACGTCTGTCACGGGAGCCCGCCGCATCGTTCAAGACACCGTTTTGCACTCCCCTCAAAGAAAAAAAATGAGCTATATTGCACCTGAACGCTTGATGCAAGAACAAGTCGATGCCAGTTACTATTTTTCCGATGAGTTCCAACCTAATTTGGATATGGAAGGCCCAACCCGCTATATTCGAGAAGGTGCCAATCATTATGAATTGAAGAAGCTACGTCGTGGTGATTATTCCCCTGAGCTTTTTCTGGACTTACATGGATTAACCCAACTACAGGCCAAGCAAGAAATTGGCGCTCTGATTGCGGCCTGCCGTCGTGAACACATTTATTGCGCCTGCGTCATGCATGGTCACGGTAAACATATTCTTAAACAGCAAACGCCTTTATGGCTTGCCCAGCACCCTGATATTATTGCTTTCCATCAAGCCCCCAAAGAGTGGGGAGGTAACGCTGCACTGCTCATTTTGATAGAAATGAATGAACTCATGGAGCGTTAA
- the hutI gene encoding imidazolonepropionase — protein sequence MPIELKDTDVIWRNARLATMNPTINNIDGKHHYGMLEQHDLIVRGEKILAIIPTASMPTHHCHIIDVEQRLITPGLIDCHTHLVFGGNRASEWEQRLNGASYEEISAKGGGINSTVNATRNNSAQQLEVAAQKRLNALIAEGVTTIEMKSGYGLDLVNEEKQLNVVQALAQKNAIEISPTLLSAHAVPPEYKHNSDAYIDLICDSILPTLWQKQLFESVDVFCETVGFNLDQTKRVFDAAQRLNIPVKGHVEQLSNMGGSELVADYQGWSVDHIEYLDEKGIEAISRSGSVAVLLPGAFYFLKEKKLPPISLLRQYRVPMAISTDFNPGTSPFASLRLIMNMACVQFGFTPEEAWQGVTIHAARALGRAESHGQLAEGYMADFIVWDAENPVDILYELGRNPLIHRIYRGEITHNVQ from the coding sequence ATGCCTATTGAGCTGAAAGATACTGACGTTATTTGGCGTAATGCCAGACTTGCCACAATGAACCCTACAATCAACAACATTGATGGCAAACATCATTATGGCATGCTGGAGCAGCATGATCTGATCGTTCGGGGTGAAAAAATATTGGCGATTATTCCGACGGCTAGCATGCCAACTCACCATTGTCACATTATTGATGTGGAACAGCGGCTGATCACCCCCGGATTAATTGACTGCCATACTCATTTGGTTTTTGGTGGCAATCGGGCATCAGAGTGGGAGCAGCGTCTCAATGGCGCTTCTTATGAGGAAATCAGTGCTAAAGGAGGAGGAATTAATTCTACGGTCAATGCGACCCGAAACAATTCCGCGCAACAATTGGAAGTGGCCGCCCAGAAGCGACTCAATGCTTTGATCGCTGAAGGGGTAACGACGATTGAGATGAAATCAGGTTATGGGCTGGATCTGGTAAATGAAGAAAAACAGTTGAATGTCGTTCAGGCACTGGCGCAGAAAAATGCCATCGAAATCAGCCCCACATTACTCTCTGCTCATGCCGTTCCACCTGAATATAAACACAACTCTGATGCTTATATCGATTTAATTTGTGATTCCATTCTTCCTACACTGTGGCAAAAACAATTATTTGAATCTGTAGATGTTTTTTGCGAAACCGTCGGTTTTAATCTCGACCAGACCAAACGTGTGTTTGATGCGGCACAACGCCTGAATATTCCTGTAAAAGGCCATGTTGAGCAATTGTCTAACATGGGAGGCAGTGAATTGGTTGCTGATTATCAAGGCTGGTCGGTTGATCACATTGAATATCTGGATGAAAAAGGTATTGAAGCCATTAGTCGTAGCGGTAGTGTGGCCGTGTTACTGCCCGGCGCATTTTACTTCCTTAAAGAGAAAAAACTCCCCCCTATTTCGCTATTGCGTCAATACCGAGTGCCGATGGCAATATCGACAGATTTCAATCCGGGTACCAGTCCTTTTGCTTCTTTGCGTCTGATTATGAATATGGCCTGCGTGCAATTTGGGTTTACCCCAGAAGAAGCATGGCAGGGCGTAACCATTCATGCCGCCCGTGCATTGGGGAGAGCTGAAAGCCACGGCCAGTTGGCGGAAGGTTATATGGCAGATTTTATTGTCTGGGATGCCGAGAACCCGGTGGATATCTTATATGAACTTGGACGTAACCCACTGATTCATCGTATCTATCGTGGTGAAATTACACACAATGTTCAATAA
- a CDS encoding YfcZ/YiiS family protein — protein MPDTIKRCNAEETAACCCVDVGTIIDNENCTASYQSVFANNQEAEMMLNILTVKAKSGESEPCVISHKIEAVDDGVKLTIDFTFSCQAEALIFQLGLR, from the coding sequence ATGCCTGATACAATTAAACGTTGTAATGCGGAAGAAACCGCTGCTTGCTGTTGTGTTGATGTCGGTACCATCATTGACAATGAAAACTGCACTGCCTCTTACCAGAGTGTTTTTGCCAATAATCAGGAAGCGGAAATGATGCTTAATATATTGACTGTAAAGGCAAAATCAGGAGAGTCAGAGCCATGCGTAATAAGCCATAAAATCGAAGCAGTTGACGATGGGGTGAAACTGACTATAGATTTTACGTTTAGCTGTCAGGCTGAGGCTCTGATTTTTCAATTAGGATTACGCTAA
- the mlaA gene encoding phospholipid-binding lipoprotein MlaA, whose translation MKYRLSGVALTAVLLVGCASSNSVEQGRSDPLEGFNRAMFNFNYDVLDPYLLRPVAVVWRDYVPMPARNGIGNFVSNLEEPASMVNSILRGDLHNGAKHFNRFFLNTLLGMGGLIDVASMANPKLAKEDPMRFGSTLGYYNVGYGPYVVLPGYGNFTLRDDGGNVADMTYPVLSYLTPWMSVGKWVFGGIETRARLLDSDGLLKNSSDPYLMMREAYFQRHDFMVNGGKLLPEQNPNATVIQDELDSID comes from the coding sequence ATGAAGTATCGTCTGAGCGGGGTGGCTCTTACAGCAGTATTATTGGTGGGATGTGCCAGTTCGAATTCGGTGGAACAAGGGCGTTCTGACCCGCTGGAGGGCTTCAACCGTGCCATGTTCAACTTTAATTATGATGTTCTCGATCCTTATCTTCTGAGACCCGTTGCTGTAGTTTGGCGAGATTATGTGCCGATGCCAGCACGAAATGGCATTGGTAACTTCGTGAGTAACCTTGAAGAGCCGGCCAGTATGGTCAACAGTATTCTGCGCGGTGATCTCCATAATGGCGCGAAGCATTTCAACCGATTTTTTTTGAATACCCTTCTGGGAATGGGCGGGTTGATTGATGTCGCTTCAATGGCGAATCCGAAGCTGGCAAAAGAAGATCCAATGCGTTTTGGTAGTACGTTGGGGTATTACAATGTTGGTTATGGTCCTTATGTTGTTTTGCCTGGTTATGGCAATTTCACTCTGCGTGACGATGGAGGGAATGTCGCGGATATGACTTACCCCGTATTAAGCTATCTCACACCTTGGATGTCCGTAGGAAAATGGGTATTTGGAGGTATTGAAACCCGCGCACGTTTGTTGGATTCCGATGGCCTATTGAAAAACTCTTCCGATCCATATTTGATGATGCGTGAAGCGTACTTCCAGCGCCATGATTTTATGGTCAATGGAGGCAAGCTTTTGCCAGAACAAAACCCTAATGCGACGGTGATTCAGGATGAATTGGATTCCATTGATTAA
- a CDS encoding tail fiber protein, translating into MVPSRNYVKESIEEHAQSRNHPNATLQDKGFVVLSNDVGSDSETMAATPKAVKVTYNLANTANQNASNANDNANTRLAKDRNGADIPDKKEFVKNLGIEPLMEGLSLPVGVPVPWPTETPPEGWLICNGNSFDIVRYPKLALAYPSGVLPDLRGEFIRGWDNGRGVDTGRHLLSNQAADIAPHSHRINRMWSSSTAGAENLGTGNRIFNSIQENINYGADPRGLGIAIGMGSGGYGYMDNAVANSTGTETRPRNIAFNYIVRAA; encoded by the coding sequence GTGGTACCCAGTCGTAATTATGTAAAAGAATCTATTGAAGAACACGCCCAAAGCCGTAATCACCCCAATGCAACACTACAGGATAAAGGTTTTGTTGTTCTGAGTAATGATGTCGGTAGTGATAGTGAAACTATGGCGGCAACACCAAAGGCAGTGAAAGTAACGTATAATTTGGCTAATACAGCTAATCAGAATGCCAGTAATGCGAATGACAATGCCAATACTCGTTTAGCAAAAGATCGGAATGGAGCTGATATACCTGATAAAAAAGAGTTTGTTAAGAACCTTGGAATAGAGCCATTAATGGAAGGGTTGTCCTTACCTGTCGGCGTTCCTGTTCCCTGGCCTACAGAAACACCGCCAGAAGGCTGGCTGATATGTAACGGTAACTCGTTTGATATAGTAAGATATCCGAAACTTGCCCTTGCTTATCCCTCTGGTGTACTACCCGATTTGCGAGGGGAGTTTATTCGCGGCTGGGATAATGGGCGAGGAGTGGACACTGGGCGACATCTGCTTTCTAATCAAGCAGCAGATATCGCTCCACATAGCCACAGAATTAACCGCATGTGGTCCAGCTCAACTGCTGGAGCCGAGAATTTAGGTACAGGGAACCGCATTTTCAATAGCATCCAGGAAAACATTAACTACGGAGCTGATCCTCGGGGATTGGGTATTGCTATAGGAATGGGTTCGGGTGGTTATGGTTACATGGATAATGCGGTTGCTAATTCAACAGGAACAGAAACCCGACCCCGCAACATAGCATTCAATTACATAGTAAGAGCCGCCTAA
- the fadL gene encoding long-chain fatty acid transporter FadL, protein MSQKNLFTRSALAVAVAVISSNASAAGFQLNEYSSSGLGRAFSGAGVVADNASEGSRNPAAMTLFDRPSFSSGLVYVNPNVDITGRSPVPQLGTGVKNSTDAKNIAPHAWIPNLHFITPINDQWFLGASATSNFGLATEFSNNYAAGLVGGKTSLKTVNLNLSSAYKLNDQFSFGLGVNAVYADATIVRHMGEVGPYNPRAPIPATYEASRLEGKDWGYGWNAGILYQYDENNRYSLTYRSKVKVKFKDGDFSNDLPEPRGTGGNTIKGTLDLNLPDMWEVSGYNRVAPQWAIHYSFLYTGWSEFKELRGKNKDNGKTLFQKDENFRNAYRVSLGTTYYYDDNWTFRTGIAFDESPVPAKNRSISIPDQDRFWLSVGSTYAFNKDASVDIGVSYMRGKKVRVSEKLPEDAQQGPFSQPYEFDSKGTAWLYGMNFNYTF, encoded by the coding sequence ATGAGCCAAAAAAACCTGTTTACACGTTCAGCATTAGCAGTGGCGGTTGCAGTCATTTCATCCAACGCTAGTGCTGCCGGTTTTCAATTAAATGAGTATTCATCATCAGGACTCGGTCGTGCTTTTTCTGGAGCAGGTGTCGTTGCAGACAACGCGTCTGAGGGTAGTCGTAACCCCGCAGCCATGACCCTATTTGATCGCCCATCATTTTCCAGCGGTTTGGTTTATGTAAATCCAAATGTTGATATCACGGGTAGATCTCCAGTTCCTCAACTAGGAACTGGCGTTAAAAACAGCACTGATGCTAAAAATATTGCCCCACATGCATGGATACCAAACTTACATTTTATTACACCGATCAATGATCAGTGGTTCCTTGGTGCATCAGCGACTTCCAATTTTGGCTTAGCAACCGAATTCAGTAATAACTATGCTGCTGGCTTGGTTGGAGGCAAAACCTCACTTAAAACCGTTAACCTGAATCTGAGCAGTGCATATAAGCTTAATGATCAATTTAGCTTTGGTTTGGGCGTAAACGCCGTCTATGCAGATGCCACAATTGTTCGTCACATGGGTGAAGTTGGTCCTTATAACCCACGAGCACCTATTCCAGCAACCTATGAAGCTTCCCGTTTAGAAGGCAAAGATTGGGGCTATGGCTGGAATGCAGGCATTTTGTATCAGTATGATGAGAATAACCGTTATAGCCTGACTTACCGTTCAAAAGTCAAAGTGAAGTTTAAAGATGGCGATTTCAGCAATGACTTACCAGAACCCCGTGGCACTGGCGGCAATACAATTAAAGGTACGCTGGATCTGAATTTACCTGATATGTGGGAAGTCTCCGGCTATAACCGCGTCGCACCTCAGTGGGCCATTCACTATAGCTTCCTCTATACTGGCTGGAGTGAATTTAAGGAGTTGAGAGGTAAGAATAAAGACAACGGTAAGACGCTGTTCCAAAAAGATGAAAATTTCCGTAATGCTTACCGCGTCTCTCTGGGTACAACTTACTACTATGATGACAACTGGACATTCCGTACCGGTATCGCCTTCGATGAAAGCCCTGTGCCCGCCAAAAACCGCTCTATCTCCATTCCAGATCAGGATCGTTTCTGGTTAAGTGTGGGAAGCACTTACGCATTCAATAAAGACGCTTCTGTGGATATCGGTGTTTCCTACATGCGTGGAAAGAAAGTACGTGTTAGCGAAAAATTACCAGAAGATGCTCAACAAGGACCTTTTAGTCAACCCTATGAGTTCGATTCCAAAGGAACTGCATGGTTGTACGGTATGAACTTTAACTACACGTTCTAA
- the sixA gene encoding phosphohistidine phosphatase SixA has product MYVFIMRHGDAAVNSISDVTRELTPRGQQESQEMACWLTQQEPDVDCILVSPYIRAKQTLKVVRENLTLPGNEEELAELTPSGDVALVASYLQVLATQKYNAVLVVSHLPLVGYLVSELCPEQTPPMFSTSSIACVELDPQTEKGRLLWQTSPAQLAAKD; this is encoded by the coding sequence ATGTACGTTTTTATTATGCGCCACGGTGATGCTGCCGTAAATTCGATCAGCGATGTAACACGGGAGCTGACTCCCCGTGGGCAGCAAGAATCACAGGAAATGGCCTGCTGGCTTACGCAACAAGAGCCTGATGTTGATTGTATCTTAGTCAGCCCTTATATCCGGGCAAAGCAGACTTTAAAGGTGGTTCGTGAAAACTTAACGTTGCCCGGCAATGAGGAAGAGCTGGCGGAGTTGACACCGTCGGGAGATGTCGCATTGGTGGCGAGTTATTTGCAAGTTTTGGCAACGCAAAAGTACAACGCTGTATTGGTGGTTTCTCATTTACCCTTAGTGGGATATTTAGTTTCTGAGCTTTGCCCTGAACAAACGCCACCTATGTTTTCGACTTCCAGTATTGCCTGTGTGGAATTAGATCCTCAAACAGAGAAAGGTCGCCTGTTATGGCAAACCTCTCCGGCGCAGTTAGCAGCAAAAGATTAA
- the fadJ gene encoding fatty acid oxidation complex subunit alpha FadJ, giving the protein MAQGEKETIMSETQPKQSVFNFSVRDDKVGVITIDVPGEKVNTLKAEFVEQFLTVFEKAQQASGLKGLVIVSGKPDTFIAGADITMIAGCQTEEDATELAEKGQRLFAQIANYPLPVVAAIHGACLGGGLELALACHIRVCSLDDKTRLGLPEVQLGLLPGSGGTQRLPRLIGVSAALDIILTGRQLKAKQAQRLGVVDDAVPLDILLDVAVQYVKKGTPKRKPLAWSQRILASALGRPLLFHMVHQKTRAKTHGHYPAPELIINVVRTGLEKGLKKGFQAEAKAFGELAMSPESAALRSLFFASTSLKNETGSSEQPAEIKSVGILGGGLMGGGIANVTMTRGNLPVRIKDINQNGINQALKYTWDILSKRVKQRRLKSSDRSRQMALISGTTDYSGFRQVDIVVEAVFEDLALKRKMVAEVEEHSKPETIFASNTSSLPICQIAEIASRPEKVIGLHYFSPVDKMPLVEVIPHTGTNEKTIATAVALAKKQGKTAIVVGDKAGFYVNRILSPYINEAGYCLAEGEPIDHIDKALVDFGFPIGPINLLDEVGIDVGTKIIPILVAQLGSRFTAPGFLDAVLKDNRKGKKNGRGFYSYGAKKSKFWPFGNKTKEVDVSIYSLLKIKPHAKMQPSDIAQRCMMLMLNEAVRCLDEGIIRSPRDGDIGAVFGIGFPPFLGGPFRYIDRLGSDKVVAILHRLEQQYGERFTPCEYLVQMAEQKKKFYK; this is encoded by the coding sequence ATGGCTCAGGGCGAAAAAGAAACCATTATGTCAGAGACACAACCGAAGCAATCGGTATTCAATTTTTCGGTCAGAGATGACAAGGTTGGTGTGATTACTATTGATGTACCAGGTGAAAAAGTAAACACACTGAAAGCTGAATTTGTTGAGCAATTTCTGACAGTCTTTGAGAAGGCACAACAGGCTTCCGGCTTGAAAGGGTTGGTAATCGTGTCTGGTAAGCCTGATACTTTTATCGCTGGTGCCGACATCACGATGATAGCAGGCTGCCAAACCGAAGAAGATGCGACGGAACTGGCTGAAAAAGGTCAGAGATTATTTGCTCAGATTGCCAATTATCCTTTACCTGTAGTTGCCGCCATTCACGGTGCGTGTTTGGGGGGAGGGCTGGAGCTGGCCTTGGCCTGTCATATACGTGTCTGTTCTCTGGATGATAAAACTCGTCTTGGTTTGCCGGAGGTTCAGCTTGGATTATTGCCGGGCTCTGGAGGAACTCAGCGATTACCTCGCCTGATAGGTGTCAGCGCAGCACTGGACATAATATTGACTGGCCGACAGCTCAAGGCTAAGCAGGCACAGCGTCTGGGTGTGGTGGATGATGCAGTTCCCTTGGATATTTTGCTGGATGTGGCTGTTCAGTATGTTAAGAAAGGCACCCCCAAGCGTAAGCCATTGGCATGGTCTCAGCGTATTTTGGCGAGCGCTCTGGGCAGGCCATTGTTGTTCCATATGGTTCATCAAAAAACGCGTGCGAAAACCCATGGGCATTATCCTGCACCAGAGCTGATTATTAATGTCGTTCGCACAGGATTGGAAAAGGGGCTTAAAAAAGGCTTTCAGGCAGAAGCCAAGGCGTTTGGTGAACTGGCAATGTCACCGGAATCGGCAGCCTTACGCAGCTTATTTTTTGCCTCAACGTCGCTAAAAAATGAAACCGGCTCGTCGGAACAGCCTGCCGAGATCAAGTCTGTGGGAATTTTGGGTGGCGGTTTGATGGGGGGCGGTATTGCCAACGTGACCATGACACGCGGGAATTTGCCTGTTCGTATCAAAGACATCAATCAGAACGGCATCAATCAGGCTTTGAAATATACCTGGGATATCCTTTCCAAGCGAGTAAAACAGCGTCGTTTGAAATCAAGCGATCGTTCTCGCCAGATGGCTTTGATTTCGGGAACCACAGATTACAGTGGCTTCAGGCAGGTCGATATTGTGGTTGAAGCCGTATTTGAAGATTTGGCGCTGAAACGAAAAATGGTTGCAGAAGTTGAAGAACATTCGAAACCTGAAACTATTTTTGCTTCGAATACTTCATCGTTGCCAATTTGCCAGATCGCTGAAATAGCCTCTCGACCAGAGAAAGTGATTGGCCTCCACTATTTCAGTCCCGTTGATAAAATGCCATTGGTGGAAGTTATTCCACATACGGGAACAAATGAAAAAACGATTGCCACCGCAGTCGCACTAGCCAAAAAACAGGGAAAAACGGCTATTGTCGTGGGTGATAAAGCCGGGTTCTATGTTAACCGGATTTTGTCCCCTTACATTAATGAAGCGGGTTATTGTCTGGCGGAAGGTGAACCGATCGATCATATCGATAAGGCACTGGTAGATTTTGGTTTCCCGATTGGGCCCATTAATTTGCTGGATGAAGTCGGCATTGATGTTGGTACAAAAATTATTCCTATTCTGGTGGCGCAATTGGGGAGCAGATTTACCGCACCGGGCTTCTTGGATGCAGTTTTAAAAGATAACCGAAAAGGTAAAAAGAATGGCCGTGGTTTCTATTCATATGGCGCTAAAAAGAGCAAATTCTGGCCTTTTGGTAACAAAACCAAAGAGGTGGATGTCTCGATTTATTCCCTGTTAAAAATTAAGCCACATGCAAAAATGCAACCATCAGACATTGCCCAGCGTTGCATGATGCTCATGTTGAATGAAGCAGTTCGCTGTTTAGATGAAGGTATTATCAGAAGCCCCCGTGATGGTGATATTGGTGCGGTATTTGGCATCGGTTTCCCTCCATTCCTGGGGGGGCCATTCCGTTATATCGATAGGCTTGGCAGCGATAAAGTTGTGGCAATTTTACATCGTCTGGAACAGCAGTACGGAGAGAGATTTACGCCCTGTGAGTATTTAGTTCAGATGGCTGAACAGAAAAAGAAATTCTACAAATAA
- the fadI gene encoding acetyl-CoA C-acyltransferase FadI, whose product MGRSSTKVAQQKERVAIVSGLRLPFAKQATSYHGIPAVDLGKAVVSELVIRSGLSPEKIDQLVFGQVVQMPEAPNIAREIVLGAGLSVSTDAYSVSRACATSFQAIANVAESIMAGTVNVGIAGGADSSSVLPIGVTKSLARTLVDMNKAKSLSQRLKLISRLKLRDLLPVSPAVAEYSTGLRMGDTAEQMAKTYHISREEQDKLAHRSHILAAKAWQQGCLNEEVVAAHFPPYRDTLTEDNNIRKNSVLTSYSKLRPAFDRKYGTVTAANSTPLTDGAAAVMLMRESVAKELGMTPLGYLRSYAFSAIDVWQDMLLGPSYATPIALERAGITLNELSLIDMHEAFAAQTLANLKMFASEKFAREKLGRSQAVGDVDMDKFNVLGGSIAYGHPFAATGARMVTQTLNELRRRGGGFGLTTACAAGGLGVAMVLEVE is encoded by the coding sequence ATGGGTCGTTCTTCAACAAAAGTGGCACAGCAAAAGGAGCGTGTTGCTATTGTCAGTGGGTTGCGCCTTCCTTTTGCGAAACAGGCAACGAGTTACCATGGTATCCCAGCTGTCGATTTGGGAAAAGCCGTTGTCAGTGAACTGGTCATCAGAAGCGGATTGTCGCCAGAGAAGATCGACCAACTGGTGTTTGGACAAGTCGTTCAAATGCCGGAAGCACCAAATATCGCAAGGGAAATTGTATTAGGCGCAGGATTAAGTGTTAGCACTGATGCTTATAGTGTTTCCCGTGCCTGTGCAACCAGCTTTCAGGCGATTGCGAATGTAGCTGAAAGCATTATGGCTGGCACAGTGAATGTAGGCATTGCCGGCGGCGCTGATTCCTCATCTGTGTTACCGATTGGGGTAACAAAATCACTGGCTCGCACTTTGGTCGATATGAACAAAGCCAAGAGTTTGTCACAGCGCTTAAAATTAATCAGTCGATTGAAATTGCGGGATTTACTGCCAGTATCTCCTGCGGTTGCTGAATATTCCACCGGATTGAGGATGGGCGATACGGCGGAACAAATGGCTAAAACCTACCATATCAGCCGCGAAGAGCAGGATAAGTTGGCACACCGTTCCCATATACTGGCAGCTAAAGCCTGGCAGCAGGGTTGTTTGAATGAGGAAGTGGTAGCGGCGCATTTTCCGCCATACCGAGACACATTGACAGAAGATAATAACATCCGAAAAAATTCAGTTCTCACGTCTTACTCCAAATTGCGGCCGGCCTTTGATCGTAAGTACGGAACCGTAACCGCGGCGAATAGTACTCCGTTGACTGATGGTGCTGCCGCAGTCATGTTAATGCGCGAATCGGTCGCCAAAGAGCTTGGTATGACTCCGCTGGGTTATTTGCGTAGTTATGCGTTTTCTGCGATTGATGTCTGGCAGGATATGCTGTTGGGGCCATCCTATGCGACGCCGATTGCGCTGGAGCGGGCGGGTATCACTTTGAATGAACTCTCACTTATTGATATGCATGAAGCGTTTGCCGCTCAAACACTGGCGAACTTGAAAATGTTTGCCAGTGAAAAGTTTGCGCGTGAAAAACTGGGGCGCTCTCAGGCAGTGGGTGACGTAGATATGGATAAATTCAACGTATTAGGTGGTTCAATAGCTTATGGTCATCCATTTGCCGCGACAGGTGCCAGAATGGTCACCCAGACATTGAACGAATTGCGTCGTCGTGGTGGCGGGTTTGGGCTGACGACAGCCTGTGCCGCAGGTGGATTGGGTGTAGCGATGGTATTGGAGGTAGAATAA
- the hutC gene encoding histidine utilization repressor produces MTVDLSDTFVKPVPLYAKVKQAIIEKIYTGEWKPHDRVPSESELVKQFSCSRMTANRALRELMAEGFLFRLQGVGSFVSEPKGQSALFEIHSIADEIAERSNQHSCKVLKLAEVNANITQAAELGIVAGTAIYHSIIVHYENDVPVQIENRYVNAQAVPAYLRQDFNQQTTHDYLSMVAPLTEGEHIVEAVAGDVRSCRLLQIEADTPCLLISRRTWSKEHIVSSAKLLFPGHRYKLKGHFSS; encoded by the coding sequence GTGACAGTCGATTTATCAGATACATTTGTCAAACCTGTGCCTTTGTATGCAAAAGTTAAGCAGGCGATTATTGAAAAAATATATACAGGAGAATGGAAACCCCATGATCGGGTTCCCTCAGAATCTGAATTGGTTAAACAGTTTAGCTGTAGCCGCATGACGGCAAACAGGGCGTTGCGGGAGTTGATGGCAGAAGGTTTTCTATTTCGTTTGCAAGGAGTGGGATCGTTTGTGTCTGAACCCAAAGGACAGTCCGCTCTGTTTGAAATTCACAGTATTGCCGATGAGATTGCGGAACGTTCTAACCAGCATAGTTGTAAGGTACTGAAACTTGCAGAAGTGAATGCCAATATAACACAGGCGGCAGAATTGGGAATTGTGGCTGGTACGGCAATCTACCATTCGATTATTGTGCACTATGAAAATGATGTCCCTGTGCAGATTGAAAATCGTTATGTCAACGCTCAGGCTGTGCCGGCGTATCTGCGACAAGATTTCAACCAGCAAACTACCCACGATTACTTATCAATGGTGGCTCCCCTGACGGAAGGGGAGCATATTGTTGAAGCGGTTGCGGGAGATGTCCGTTCTTGTCGGTTGCTGCAAATTGAGGCAGATACGCCTTGTCTTTTAATTAGCCGCCGAACATGGTCGAAAGAACATATTGTCTCAAGTGCTAAATTATTATTTCCCGGGCATCGATATAAATTGAAAGGGCATTTCAGCTCATGA